A part of Bacillus rossius redtenbacheri isolate Brsri chromosome 1, Brsri_v3, whole genome shotgun sequence genomic DNA contains:
- the LOC134528520 gene encoding uncharacterized protein LOC134528520, whose protein sequence is MDPETFEEQKHAFLSWFSLVTAKGQLTAQCYSCLEQLVANHVTAFLTKLELAAYKLNDGKDALHKDAGLSRRRLQYAKTTLGAGQVVRLVGVFEDVHRARAPQRRLSLASLGRAQAPAKYAQCVNHKNQIVFIPLSTTGQFYAVSCGPDEPDDLRMLYQVPQLLADYRLPLKVHLVSGALPAPRPQAFTA, encoded by the exons GCTGGTTCTCCCTGGTGACAGCCAAGGGACAGCTGACGGCGCAGTGCTACTCCTGCCTGGAGCAACTGGTGGCCAACCACGTGACGGCATTCCTCACCAAGCTGGAGCTGGCCGCCTACAAGCTCAACGACGGCAAAG ACGCGCTGCACAAGGACGCCGGGCTGTCGCGGCGCCGGCTGCAGTACGCCAAGACGACGCTGGGCGCCGGCCAGGTGGTGCGGCTCGTCGGCGTCTTCGAGGACGTGCACCGCGCCAGGGCGCCCCAGAGGCGGCTGTCGCTGGCGTCCCTCGGCCGCGCCCAGGCGCCCGCCAAGTACGCGCAGTGCGTCAACCACAAGAACCAG ATCGTGTTCATCCCGCTGAGCACGACGGGCCAGTTCTATGCCGTGAGCTGCGGGCCGGATGAGCCCGACGACCTCCGCATGCTGTACCAGGTGCCGCAGCTGCTGGCCGACTACCGCCTGCCGCTCAAGGTGCACCTGGTGTCGGGCGCCCTTCCCGCGCCGCGCCCGCAGGCCTTCACAG CATAG